In Juglans microcarpa x Juglans regia isolate MS1-56 chromosome 7D, Jm3101_v1.0, whole genome shotgun sequence, the following are encoded in one genomic region:
- the LOC121238942 gene encoding uncharacterized protein LOC121238942 produces MGSMFEAQLTDNTGFQAKDEVLEPNCVTSWGLGSHPDVEALLSIKERDPSDTREIHAIKKSSGASENGSCNAPLEQKDPMKVWQEMKKNGFLSLPASQPILKKHVRKCTNDMAKTEMLSRKMKVAKIEHVDRFPKVSAPSGLLDDLNPGIINRLRNRKQVYSIIQALVRSVELENTQSKQQILFREEIKDCDLNECSNALPCGSQVSGWPMYPTRPIRMNSEKKVGVDDLSVALRKSQDHRNDKEEVKLRSSGTTVSENANSADETMLTENISSQEESEDNGVVSPFDPKASQWLGLLCRDIRGRLAALRQSRMRVKDVLQMELPLLISEEFSPIKENEQFSAPESSMSIILHMHQARWTALFDQMDKVLHEEMNHLEIWLNQVEEVHLLHRQRVPHADWYSRHDISSSKA; encoded by the exons ATGGGTAGTATGTTTGAAGCCCAGCTCACTGACAACACAGGTTTTCAGGCGAAAGACGAAGTTCTTGAACCAAATTGTGTGACCTCATGGGGTCTTGGCTCTCATCCTGATGTAGAGGCCTTGttaagcataaaagaaagagaccCATCTGATACTCGTGAAATTCATGCTATTAAGAAATCAAGTGGTGCTTCAGAGAATGGGAGTTGTAATGCTCCCTTGGAGCAAAAGGACCCTATGAAAGTGTggcaagaaatgaaaaagaatggTTTCCTCTCACTACCTGCATCTCAACCAATACTAAAAAAGCATGTTAGGAAGTGCACAAATGACATGGCTAAAACTGAAATGCTCAGTAGAAAAATGAAGGTTGCAAAGATAGAACATGTTGACAGGTTCCCTAAGGTTTCTGCACCAAGTGGGTTGCTTGATGATCTGAATCCGGGGATTATAAACCGCTTAAGAAACCGTAAACAGGTTTATTCAATAATTCAGGCCTTGGTTAGAAGTGTGGAGTTGGAAAATACTCAAAGCAAGCAGCAAATTCTGTTTAGAGAGGAAATTAAGGATTGTGATCTGAATGAATGTTCAAATGCTCTACCATGCGGCAGTCAAGTCAGTGGATGGCCCATGTACCCAACTAGGCCTATCCGCATGAACTCAGAAAAGAAAGTAGGGGTTGATGATTTGAGTGTAGCTTTGAGAAAGAGTCAAGATCACAGGAATGATAAGGAAGAAGTAAAGTTGCGGTCATCTGGTACTACAGTTTCAGAGAATGCAAACTCTGCTGATGAAACCATGTTGACAGAGAACATAAGCTCTCAGGAAGAGTCAGAAGATAATGGagtggtttctccttttgatccCAAAG CTTCTCAATGGTTGGGACTCCTTTGCCGGGATATTAGAGGGCGCCTTGCAG cACTAAGACAGAGTAGGATGAGGGTTAAGGATGTACTCCAGATGGAACTGCCTTTACTGATATCGGAAGAGTTCTCACCaatcaaagaaaatgaacaatTTTCTGCTCCCGAATCTTCCATGAGCATAATTCTTCACATGCATCAAGCGAGGTGGACTGCATTGTTTGATCAGATGGATAAAGTACTTCACGAAGAAATGAATCATCTT GAGATCTGGTTGAACCAAGTAGAAGAAGTGCACTTATTGCATAGGCAGCGTGTGCCTCATGCTGATTGGTATTCAAGACATGATATCAGCAGCAGCAAGGCATAG
- the LOC121239467 gene encoding uncharacterized protein LOC121239467 has product MHILRHKRSKAGVKITDAEELDTDVTCSKYNSLPTPEVNKARAALKSSSLELRAVVKDPLPDALRDVAPNPSVSKSIEPTEIDDRTHENQSCSHQNNAPRPSLMARNSTFEVPLFIFCCTNLPVCARGMHGNGASSSFALSRNRSSVCIYHVVQKYGKGNWKLILHCYRDTFEERTEVDLKDKWRNMTRS; this is encoded by the exons ATGCATATTCTGCGGCATAAACGCTCTAAAGCAGGAGTTAAGATTACCGATGCCGAGGAACTGGACACAGACGTAACGTGTAGCAAATACAATTCTCTGCCTACCCCTGAAGTAAATAAAGCACGAGCGGCACTTAAATCCAGTTCTTTGGAGTTACGAGCAGTGGTGAAGGACCCTCTTCCTGATGCATTACG AGATGTTGCACCCAATCCATCTGTTAGCAAGAGCATTGAACCCACAGAAATTGATGACCGTACTCATGAAAATCAGTCCTGTAGTCATCAGAACAATGCTCCTCGACCAAGCTTAATGGCGCGGAATAGCACTTTTGAGGTACCTCTGTTCATATTTTGCTGCACCAATCTACCGGTTTGTGCTCGGGGAATGCACGGGAACggtgcttcttcttcttttgcacTGTCCCGGAACCGTTCATCTGTGTGTATATATCATGTTGTGCAGAA GTATGGTAAAGGAAACTGGAAGCTCATTCTGCATTGCTACCGAGATACCTTTGAAGAGAGGACTGAG GTTGATCTAAAGGACAAGTGGAGAAACATGACACGATCCTGA
- the LOC121238997 gene encoding non-specific lipid-transfer protein 1-like has product MAALKMACTAVLVCVMLVVAAHVDATLTCREITNLLSPCVGYVIFGGTVPTICCDGIKALNAASNGTADDRAACSCIKKGLSGIPGINYNLVGTLPETCGTTCPYKITPTTDCSKVD; this is encoded by the exons ATGGCAGCTTTGAAGATGGCATGCACAGCAGTGCTGGTGTGCGTGATGCTGGTGGTTGCTGCTCATGTTGATGCAACGTTAACATGCCGTGAGATAACAAACTTGCTGAGTCCATGCGTCGGGTATGTTATTTTCGGAGGCACCGTGCCGACAATTTGTTGTGATGGCATCAAAGCACTCAATGCCGCTTCCAACGGCACAGCAGATGACAGAGCCGCATGCAGTTGCATCAAGAAAGGTCTTTCGGGTATCCCAGGAATCAACTACAACTTGGTCGGGACACTTCCTGAGACCTGTGGCACTACTTGTCCCTACAAAATTACACCCACTACTGACTGTTCCAA GGTGGACTAA
- the LOC121238892 gene encoding LOW QUALITY PROTEIN: B3 domain-containing transcription repressor VAL1-like (The sequence of the model RefSeq protein was modified relative to this genomic sequence to represent the inferred CDS: inserted 1 base in 1 codon), which yields MGSKICMNASCGATTTHEWKRGWPLGSGGFADLCHNCGSAYKDLVFCDMFHLEETGWRECSLCNKRIHCGCIISERSYEYLDFGGVGCNSCVKSSGIYPIWRGELSNGSGLLTVNNAGDSLSSPFEKRLVSDDEGRLMQLCKIMEADEPNLLPQSERGGVNASQVGLGFSNVTQPSIGSDPFTKPDNSRQILEGKDMHESLAKPSLNMTLGTPNFVLPFSGGVVDGREQSKTPSPIQQGQRSRPILPKPTKTSLTVSSETNKSVAQMRIARPPAEGRGKNQLLPRYWPRITDQELEQLSGDLNSTIVPLFEKVLSASDAGRIGRLVLPKACAEAYFPPISQSEGLPLRIQDVKGNEWTFQFRFWPNNNSRMYVLEGVTPCIQSMQLQAGDTVTFSRIDPGGKLVMGFRKASNAADSQDAQMSALPNSTPSRETSFAGVIESLPSGSGYSGLFQTMKGSKEPHLNALCENLHLGEGDIGLNKCDYHGDRINDDSPQQPMHIREKKRTRNIGFKSKRLLMHSEEALELRLTWEEAQDLLRPPSCVKPSIVTIEDHEFEEYDEPPVFGKRTIFTALPSRGPVQWAQCDDCSKWRRLPVDVLLPPKWTCSENVWDSNRCFCSVPEEVSLKQLANLLRVRKDYKKRRSAESHMSVQEREPASGLDALACAAVLGDNVGDSGEPSVGATTKHPRHRPGCTCIVCIQXPSGKGKHKPTCTCNVCMTVKRRFKTLMLRKKKRQSEHEAETGQKDENHLKDESKTNGPSRDGLLLPKNYPGNEESHSRNQLAELAEIDNGQIDLNCHPKREDMQLDLEVPGMSLQSLVQAASLPLEDFMKQRRIPTLTCEQQGSLDSCIHPQVVSGESERPGLSDEGGPCS from the exons ATGGGGTCCAAGATTTGCATGAATGCTTCGTGCGGAGCTACCACCACGCACGAATGGAAGAGAGGCTGGCCTTTAGGATCCGGTGGATTCGCCGATCTATGTCACAACTGCGG ATCTGCCTATAAGGATCTTGTTTTCTGTGATATGTTCCACTTAGAGGAAACTGGTTGGAGGGAATGCAGTTTATGCAACAAG CGAATCCACTGTGGTTGCATAATATCCGAGCGTTCGTATGAGTACCTTGATTTTGGGGGTGTCGGGTGTAACAGCTGTGTGAAAAGCTCTGGAATTTATCCG ATCTGGAGGGGTGAACTTTCTAATGGATCTGGTTTATTAACGGTAAATAATGCTGGCGATTCACTCTCCAGTCCTTTTGAGAAAAGATTGGTCAGTGACGATGAGGGAAGACTTATGCAGTTGTGCAAAATCATGGAAGCTGATGAACCAAACCTCTTGCCTCAATCTGAGAGAGGTGGAGTAAATGCATCTCAAGTTGGCCTAGGCTTTTCGAATGTGACTCAGCCATCCATTGGATCAGACCCATTCACCAAACCAGACAATAGTAGACAAATATTGGAGGGCAAAGATATGCATGAGTCACTAGCTAAGCCATCTTTGAATATGACCTTGGGAACTCCAAATTTTGTGCTTCCCTTTTCTGGTGGGGTTGTAGATGGAAGGGAACAGAGCAAAACACCTTCTCCCATCCAACAAGGGCAAAGATCTCGCCCAATACTGCCCAAACCCACAAAAACTAGCCTCACTGTAAGTTCAGAGACAAATAAAAGTGTGGCACAGATGCGAATCGCTAGGCCTCCTGCTGAAGGACGGGGAAAAAACCAGTTACTTCCCCGTTACTGGCCAAGAATTACTGACCAAGAGCTGGAGCAATTATCCGGAGA TTTGAATTCCACTATTGTGCCATTGTTCGAGAAAGTGCTCAGTGCCAGTGATGCTGGTCGGATTGGTCGTTTGGTTCTCCCAAAAGCATGTGCTGAA GCGTATTTTCCTCCTATTTCTCAATCAGAAGGCCTGCCTTTAAGGATTCAAGATGTGAAGGGGAATGAGTGGACATTTCAGTTCAGATTTTGGCCCAATAACAACAGCAGGATGTATGTTTTAGAGGGTGTTACCCCTTGCATACAGTCTATGCAATTACAAGCGGGTGACACGG TAACATTTAGTCGGATTGATCCTGGAGGCAAACTTGTCATGGGGTTTCGAAAGGCATCCAACGCTGCAGATTCACAG GATGCCCAGATGTCTGCCCTTCCTAATAGCACGCCTTCTAGGGAAACTTCCTTTGCTGGTGTTATTGAGAGTCTGCCTTCAGGAAGTGGCTACTCTGGGCTTTTTCAAACAATGAAAGGAAGCAAGGAACCTCACTTAAATGCTCTCTGTGAAAATTTGCATTTAGGGGAGGGAGATATCGGGTTGAATAAATGTGATTACCATGGAGACAGGATAAATGATGATTCACCACAGCAACCAATGCACATTCGAGAGAAGAAGAGGACTCGAAATATTGGCTTTAAAAGTAAAAGGCTGTTAATGCATAGTGAAGAGGCTCTGGAGCTAAGACTTACATGGGAAGAAGCACAAGACTTGCTTCGTCCACCTTCATGTGTGAAGCCAAGCATTGTTACAATTGAGGACCATGAGTTTGAAGAATATGAT GAACCACCGGTTTTTGGAAAGAGGACTATATTCACCGCCCTTCCTTCTAG GGGACCAGTACAATGGGCTCAGTGTGACGATTGCTCCAAATGGCGAAGGTTGCCAGTGGATGTCCTTCTCCCTCCAAAGTGGACGTGTTCAGAAAATGTTTGGGATTCAAACAG GTGCTTCTGCTCTGTACCAGAGGAGGTCAGTCTGAAGCAATTAGCTAATCTTCTGAGAGTAAGGAAAG ATTACAAGAAGCGAAGAAGTGCAGAAAGCCATATGTCAGTCCAAGAACGTGAGCCAGCTTCTGGCTTGGATGCCTTGGCCTGTGCTGCAGTTCTGGGAGATAATGTGGGTGATTCTGGTGAACCCTCAGTTGGAGCCACCACCAAACATCCTCGACATCGCCCTGGCTGCACTTGTATTGTGTGCATCC CCCCAAGTGGGAAGGGGAAGCACAAGCCCACATGTACTTGCAACGTGTGCATGACCGTAAAGCGCAGGTTTAAAACCCTAATGCTGCGCAAGAAGAAACGCCAATCAGAACACGAAGCAGAGACTGGCCAGAAGGATGAAAACCACCTTAAGGATGAATCAAAAACGAATGGTCCATCAAGAGATGGACTACTGTTGCCTAAGAATTATCCCGGCAATGAAGAAAGCCACAGCAGAAATCAATTAGCTGAGTTGGCTGAGATCGACAATGGACAAATAGACCTGAATTGTCATCCCAAACGTGAAGACATGCAACTGGATCTGGAGGTACCAGGAATGAGCCTGCAGAGCCTTGTTCAAGCGGCTAGCCTTCCATTGGAAGATTTTATGAAGCAAAGAAGGATCCCAACCTTGACATGTGAGCAACAGGGTAGTCTCGATTCCTGCATACACCCGCAAGTAGTTagtggagagagtgagagacccGGCCTCTCTGATGAAGGGGGCCCCTGCAGCTAA